The genomic interval CGTGCGGGCGGCGATGAACAGCAGGATCTTGGCCCGCTCCGGGCTCAGCGAGAGAAAGACGGTGTCCTCGGGCGGCGTGCGGGACGGCGACGATCTCATGACACCACCTTGCCGGACGCTCGGCCTCGAACGACCGGCCACGGCCGCGCGCCACGGCCACCGGACAACTCGCTCACAAGGATTCAGCGTGACAGCTCGAAACGCGTCGGCGAGTCAGGCGCGCCGGATACGGCACGGCCCGACTCGCCGATACGCGTTGTTACTTCTGGTCGTCCTCGGGGCGGAACGCCTTGGTGGCGTCCGCGGCCGGGTTCGACGCCTGGCTCTCGCCGAACGGCTGGGCCTGCCCGCTCTGCCCGGACTGCCCGCTCTGGCCGAAGTTCAGCGAGCCGTACTGCTGACCGGGCTGCGCCGAGATGTGCTGAGTGGCGTTCTCGTCGCCGGTCGGCTGCTGCGGGCGCTGCGGCTGCGCACCGTAGGGCGACTGCGCCCCCGGCTGCGCGCCGTACTGCTGGCCGCCGCCGTACTGGCCGGGCTGACTCGGCTGCTGCCCGTAGGAGGGCTGCTGCCCGTACTGCGACTGGCCCTGCTGGCCGTAGGACTGCTGTCCGTACTGACCGTAGGACTGCTGCTGCTGCGCCTGCTGACCCTGCGCCTGCTGACCCTGCGCCTGCTGACCGTAGCCCGGCTGGCCGAACTGGCCGTAGGACTGCTGCCCCTGCTGACCGTACGCCTGCCCCGACTGGCCCTGACCGTAGGACTGCTGGCCCGGCTGGCTGTAGCCGTACCCGCCCGCGGTCGCCGCCTTGGGCGCCGGTGCCGACAGGATGCCGGACTCGAACAGCACCGCGACCACCGCGGCCGCGGTCTGCACCAGGCCCAGGAACAGCACCACCCAGGCGCCCCACGCCAGGCTGATCTCGTCGGGCAGGCTGAACGACTGGAACAGCAGGCCCAGGAAACCGGCGGCGCTGGCCGCGGCGGCCGCACCGACCCAGTTCTGCTTGGGCAGCAGCGACAGGGCCGCGAGCAGACCGCCGAGCAGCAGGAACACCAGCAGCGGCGAGATGCCGACGGCCTTGAAGAAGGTCTCCGACTGCGCCTCGGTCTTGACGCCCATGCCGAGATCCTGGGCCTTCGTCGAGGCGAAGGCGGTGAATCCCAGCAGGAAGTTGATGACGCCCAGCGCCGCGACACCCACGGTCAAGAAGAACGGCAGCCCCTTGGCACTCGCGCCACTCGACTCCGTCGCGCCGGATCCAGCACCGGCACTACTTCCCGTCTGGCCGAAGCTGGGCGCGGAGGAGGGCGTCGGTGCGGGCGCGTTGTACCCGGAGCCCCCGGTCGGGTATGACATGTGGTCGTCTCCTATCGAGTCCTTCATGGTCTACACGGCTGGATGCCCTCACTGACGCTACTGCAATCGAGCCGCCTGGTCACGGGCACCGCATCCCGGCCGATCCTCGCAGATCCCGCCGTGAACCCGCAGCCCGCCCGAATCGTGAGGCAAGCGAGGCGAACGGAGGTATCCGAATGGATCTGAACGAGATGTTCTGCATGGTGGTGCGCACACTCGGCCTGTGCCACCTGCTGCCCGCACCCTGAGCCCCTCCCGTCGTTCCGGCCAAGAGCATGCCGGGACGAGGTGCCGAATATCGAAGGCCGCCTTCCCAAGACGGGGGAGGCGGCCTTCGAGCGTGTCGCCGTGGCTCAGGCGGTGACGCTGGCCTTCTCCAGGATGGCCCGGGCCAGAGCGGCGGTCTCGGACGGCGTCTTGCCGACCTTCACGCCCGCGGCCTCCAGCGCGTCCTTCTTCGCCGCGGCGGTGCCCGACGAACCGGAGACGATGGCGCCCGCGTGGCCCATGGTCTTGCCCTCCGGGGCAGTGAAGCCCGCGACGTAGCCGACGACCGGCTTGGTCACGTTGGCCTTGATGTAGGCCGCGGCCCGCTCCTCGGCGTCGCCGCCGATCTCGCCGATCATGACGATGAGCTTGGTCTCCGGATCCTTCTCGAACGCCTCGATGGCATCGATGTGAGTGGTGCCGATGACCGGGTCACCACCGATGCCGATGGAGGTCGAGAAGCCGAAATCGCGCAGCTCGTACATCATCTGGTAGGTCAGGGTGCCGGACTTGGAGACCAGGCCGATCGGGCCCTTGCCGGTGATGTTGGCCGGGGTGATGCCGACCAGCGCCTCGCCCGGGGTGATGATGCCGGGGCAGTTGGGGCCGATGATCCGGGTCTTGTTGCCCTTCTCCACGTTGTAGGCCCACGCGTAGGCGGTGTCCTGCACCGGGATGCCCTCGGTGATGACCACCAGCAGCGGGATCTCCGCGTCGATGGCCTCGATGATGGCGTCCTTGGCGAACTTCGGCGGCACGAAGGCGATCGAGACGTCGGCCCCGGTCTCCTTGATGGCCTCGGCGACGCCGCCGAACACCGGCAGCTCGACGGCGTTGCCGTCCTTGTCGGTGTGCGAGACGGTGGTGCCGGCCTTGCGGGCGTTGACGCCGCCGACGACCTGGGTACCCGCCTTGAGCATCAGCGCGGTGTGCTTGGTGCCCTCGCCGCCGGTGATGCCCTGGACGATGACCTTGGAGTCCTTGTTCAGGAAGATAGACATTTGACCTGTTTCCTTACTTGGCCGCGCCAGTAGTAGATGCCGCCAGCTCGGCCGCTTTGTCCGCGCCTTCGTCCATTGTCTGCGCCAGCGTCACCAGCGGGTGGTTGGCGTCGGCGAGAATCTTGCGGCCCTCTTCGACGCGGTTGCCGTCGAGCCGGACGACCAGCGGCTTGTTGGCCTCGCCGCCCAGGATCTCCAGGGCCTTCACGATGCCGTTCGCCACGGCGTCACACGCGGTGATGCCGCCGAACACGTTCACGAACACGCTCTTGACCTGCGCGTCGTTCAGGATGACGTCGAGACCGTTGGCCATCACCTCGGCCGAGGCGCCGCCACCGATGTCGAGGAAGTTGGCCGGCTTCACGCCGTTGTGGTTCTCCCCGGCGTAGGCGACCACGTCCAGGGTGGACATGACCAGGCCCGCGCCGTTGCCGATGATGCCGACCTCACCGTCGAGCTTGACGTAGTTGAGGTCGTTCTCCTTGGCCTTGAGCTCCAGCGGATCGGTGGCGTCCCGGTCCGCGAACTCGGCGTGGTCGGCGTGGCGGAAATCGGCGTTCTCGTCCAGGGTGACCTTGCCGTCCAGTGCCAGGATCTCGTTCTCCGGGGTGCGGACGAGCGGGTTCACCTCGACCAGGGTGGCGTCCTCGTTGACGAACACCTCCCACAGCTTCTGGATGGTCACCGCGGCCGCGTCCAGCACGTCGGCGGGCAGATGACCCTGCTCGGCGATGGAACGGGCGAACGCCAGATCCACACCCTTGACCGCGTCGACCGGCACCTTGGCCAGGCGATCCGGCTTGGTGGCGGCGACCTCTTCGATCTCCATGCCGCCCTCGACCGAGCACATGGCCAGGTAGGTGCGGTTGGCGCGGTCGAGCAGGAAGGAGATGTAGTACTCCTCGGCGATGTCCTTCGCCTCGGCGACCAGGATCTTCTTGGTGACGTGGCCCTTGATGTCCAGGCCCAGGATGTTCGAGGCGTGGGTGAAGGCGTCCTCGGGGGTGGCGGCGTACTTCACGCCGCCCGCCTTACCACGGCCACCGACCTTGACCTGCGACTTGATCATCACAGGCTTGCCGATTTCGGTCGCGATCGCACGGGCGTCCTCGGCCGAGTCCGTGACCCGGCCTTCCGACGAAGGCACTCCGTGCTTCACGAAGAGCTCCTTCGCCTGATATTCGAAGAGATCCATGTACTCACCGTCTCGTCTGCGTTGTTGTACAACGACTTTGTTGGCGGCCCGTCGTCGGAGGCGGGTCGGGTCGGACTCTAATCAGTCACATGGACGGGAAATCAGCCGCATACAGCCTAAGTGGCGCAGGTCACGGGACTGCATACCGGGCGGTAAAAGCGCTGGCCAAGGCTACCGGCGAGTAGGTTGGCGGAACCGCGGCAGGTCGAGCCGGACAAGCTCGATCCGGGGGGCCGATTACTACGAATCGTCGTCGAGTACGCTCACCCCAATGCCCACTCGACAGTGAGATATTCCCTGGCGTTATCGTGATCAATCTCACATGTCAGGACAGAAGGACCGCAGCGCTTGCCGAGCTGCAATCGTTTCGTTACCGTCGATGCGGTCGATGTCACAGCACGGTCACGACGTCGGCGGGAACAATACGCCCCGCAGACGACAACCTCGCGTAACCACGGTGAGACTCGGAGACGACACAGGAGGACGGCAGGCTTGTTGCAGCACAGCGCTCCGCAGGTAGAGAGCCGCTCCGCAGGCGACCCGTCCGCCGCATCCCGTAACTCCGAGCCGGGCCGGCGCCGATGACCGCCGAGCCGTATCAGCACGGACATCGCGCCCAGTCCGCCCGGCGTTACCGGCAGGACGGCGACCATCCCTTCGGCGGTGTCGAGTTCGGTTCCTACACCGGCGCGGCAGCCGTCCCCGCCCAACACGGCTGGAGCGCCCCGACCTCAGCCGAATGGAACAACACTCCCGCCGAGAACCCGTGGGACACACCGTCCCACGCCCCCGCGGAGAACCCATGGGGCACCTCGTCGCCCGAGACCCCGGCCTGGGATTCCTGGGGTACGCCGGACGACTCCGCGTCCGACCAGGGCGATTACGACTACGACTACCGCGCCGCCGACGACGAGTCGAGCACGCACAGCGGCTGGTCGCATACCGACCCGGGGCTCGCGGCCATCGCCGACGACGCGCCCGCCCGTCCGCAACGCATCGCTGCCCGGCGCCCCGGCGCGCACCGGATGCCCGCGCCGCCCGCCGCGCTCAAGGGCCGCGCGGCCGTCGTCGCGGTGGCCGCGGGCGCGGTCGTCGCCGCCGGGCAGGCGACCATGCAGTCGACGGGCCAGAGCCCCACCTCGACCACCGACTACCAGGCCGACGGTCAGGTACACGAGATCGCGGCGCAAGCCGTGAGCGTCGCCGACCCGGCCGCCGCCGCCGGGTCACAGCAGCACTCCTCGCAGCTGGTCAGCGTGGCCCCCGTGACCGATATCAGCCAATTCAGCGACATCCTGCAGCACGGTGAGCAGTTCGCGGCCGACCTGGCCGCCCAGGAGGCCGCCAAGCTCAAGCCGCTGTACACGAAGTTCGCCTACGGCAATTACACCTCCAGCTTCGGATTCCGTTGGGGCGCACCGCACGAGGGCGTGGATATCGCCGCCCCCATCGGCACCCCCATCTACGCCGTCGAGGACGGCACCGTCATCGACGCCGGGCCGGCCTCCGGTTTCGGCATGTGGGTGCGCCTGCGCCACGACGACGGCACGGTCACCGTGTACGGCCACGTCGACACCACGACGGTCAGCGTCGGCCAGCGGGTGATGGCGGGCGACCAGATCGCCACCGTCGGTAACCGCGGCTTCTCCACCGGCCCGCACTGCCACTTCGAGGTCCACCCCAACGGCGGCTCCGCCATCGACCCCATCCCCTGGCTGGCCTCCCGCGGAATCTCCCTGGGCCCCGAACGCGACTGAACCCCAACCCCTGTCCCCTTCTCTGGCCTGTCCCCTTCTCTGGGGGGGAACTCAGGGGAAGGGGGCTCGCTACAGCTTGACCAGGGTTCGGCTGTACTGGGGAATGAGGCGGATTTTTCCTGCCGTGCCGAAATCGATGGTGACCGTGGCCAGGGCGCCGAAACCCTCGGCGGCGACGACTCGGCCCAGGCCGTACTTGTCGTCGCTGACGCGGTCGCCGACTGCGAGCACCAGATCCGTGTTGTTGCGTTTGCCGGAGCCGCCGGGTGCCGGGCGGCGGGGGCCGCGGTCGCGCAGGCCCGGGCGCTGGTCCCAACCGTCGCCGCGGGTCCAATCCCGTTCCAGCCCATCGTCGTCGCCGCGACGGCGGAACCCGCGGGTGACCGTGGCAGCGGGCTCGAGGCGCTGCCAGTCGACCAGGTGGCCCGGGATCTCCTGCAGGAAGCGCGATTCCGGGTTCGACACCGGCTGCCCCCAGCCCGATCGCACCACCGCGCGGGTGAGGTACAGCCGGCGACGGGCCCGGGTGATGCCGACGTAGGCGAGGCGGCGCTCCTCGGCCAGCTCGGTCGGGTCGCCGAGGGCCCGCATGTGCGGGAACTGGCCGTCCTCCCAGCCCGTCACGAACACCACCGGAAACTCCAGGCCCTTGGCGGTGTGCAGGGTCATCATCGTCACCACGCCCGAGCCCTCGTCGGGAATCTGGTCGGTGTCGGCGACCAGCGACACTCGTTCGAGGAAGGCCGCCAGCGAGCCCGGCTCCGGCTCACCCTCCGCGGCCTCGAGCACCAGGCCCTCCGCCCGGGCGGCCTCCACGTTGTTGCGCGCCTCGGAGCTGAATTCCCGGGCGACGCTGACCAATTCGTTGAGGTTGTCCAGGCGGGCGCCGTCCTGCGGATCGTCGGAGGCCTCGAGTTCGGCGCGGTAGCCGGTACGTTCCAGCACCGCCTCGACCACATTGCCGACATCGGGGAAGTCCAGATCCTCTTGCGCTCCGGCCGCCCTGATCCCGTCCAGCATGTCCATGAATCCCGCGATGGCCCGCTGCGCCCGTGTATTCAACAGCGCCACTGTGCCGTCGGCGGCGTCGCGCAGGGCGGCGGCGAAACCGATGCCACGCTGCTCGGCGTGCACGACCACGCACGCCTCGGCGCGGTCGCCGATGCCGCGGCGCGGGGTGTTGAGGATGCGGCGCAGACTCACCGCGTCGTCCGGATTCTCCAGCACACGCAGATAGGCGACGATGTCGCGGACCTCTTTGCGCTCGTAGAACCGGACACCGCCGACCACCTTGTAGGGCAGGCCCATCCGGATGAAGATCTCCTCCAGCGCCCGGGAGTTGTTGTTGGTGCGGTAGAAGACCGCCACGTCGCTATAGTTGTAGTCACCCTGGTCGACCAGGCGGTCGATCTCGCGGGCCACGAACGACGCCTCGTCGTGCTCGTTGTCGGCGACATAGCCGACGATCAGGTCGCCGTCGCCGGAGTCTGTCCACAGCTTCTTCTCGCGGCGACCCTCGTTCTTGGAGATCAGCGAGTTGGCGGCGGACAGGATGTGCTGGGTGGAGCGGTAGTTCTGTTCCAGCAGAATGGTTTCCGCGTCCGGGAAATCGCGCTCGAATTCCTCGATGTTGCGGATGGTGGCGCCGCGGAAGGCGTAGATCGACTGGTCGGCGTCACCGACGACGCACAGTTCGCTGGGCGGCACGAAGTCGTCGCGGCGCACCGGGCTGAACTCCGGGTCGGCGGCGGCCGCCCCGGCGTCGGCGTCGTCGACCTCGGCCGCGGCGTGATGGCCGACCAGCTCCCGGATCAGTACGTACTGCGCGTGGTTGGTGTCCTGGTACTCGTCGACCAGCACGTGCCGGAACCGGCGACGGTAGTACTCGGCGACCTGCGGGTGGTGCTGCAGCAGCGCGACCGTCTCGCCGATCAGGTCGTCGAAGTCCAGGGCGTTGGCCGCGCGCAGCCGCCGCTGGTACTCGGTGTAGACCTGCGCGACGATGCCGGGCAGCTCGCTCTCGTCGGATTCCGCGTCGGCCGAGGCGGTTTCGGGGTCGATGAGCTCGTTCTTGAGATTCGAGATGGCGGTGGCCAGCAGGCGCGGCGAGTACTTCTTCGGGTCCAGGTCCTGATCGCGGATGATCATGGCGAGCAGACGGCGCGAATCGTCGGCGTCGTAGATGGAGAAGTTGGAATTGCGGCCCGGCAGCAGCCCGGCCTGGGTGCGCAGGATCCGCACGCAACTGGAGTGGAACGTGGACACCCACATGTTGGTGGCGCGCGGACCGACCAGACCGATCACCCGCTCGCGCATCTCGGCGGCGGCCTTGTTGGTGAAGGTGATGGCCAGGATCTGGCCCGGTGTCACGCCGCGAGCCGCCAGCAGATAGGCGATGCGGCGGGTGAGCACGGCCGTCTTGCCCGAACCCGCGCCCGCCACGATCAGCAGCGGCGAGCCCGAATGCACCACCGCCGCCCGCTGCTGCGGATTCAAGCCCTCGAGCAACCCCGCGGCCCGGTTCCGCTCGTCCCCCTCGGTCCGCTCCGGGCGTTCGGAATCTGCCGGTTCCGAAGCAGAGCGTGTCTTGTCAGCCACCGTCGTCTCCATCGTCCATCCACGCTACCGGCGGGCACCGACAACCTGTAGTCCGGTCGCGTCCCCGGCAGGGACCGCAACGAAGAACTGTTTGGCTCGCCCCGGGGCCCGTGGCAGACTGGCGGCATGACCAGCGCTCTCGCGTCCGCTTCCGCTCGGCTGATCACAACCTGTCGTGGTCACCGACCTCGCACCTGAGCGCGTATTTCGACGGGGGACAATGAAAGGCCCACCGGGTCTGTTTCACGGTGAAAGAACCGATCGGTAACGGGGTGGGGCCGCGCACCGATCGAAGTTCTGACACGAGGAGAGAAAGTATGAGTACCTCTACGACCGAGACCGGGTCCGACTCCGCGCTGCCCAGCAGCGAGGCGGAGATCGATAAGCTCCGCAAGGAGATCGACCGGCTCGACGCCGAGATCCTCGCCGCGGTCAAGCGGCGCACCGAGATTTCGCGGATCATCGGCCGCACCCGGATGGCCAACGGCGGACCGCGCCTGGTCCACTCGCGGGAGATGAAGGTGCTGGAGCGGTTCAGCGAACTCGGCCAGGAAGGCCACACCCTCGCCATGCTGCTGCTGCGCCTCGGCCGCGGCCGCCTCGGCCACTGACCACGCGCGGCGTTCCCGAGCGCCGCTGCCCCAGAGACCGCCCCGGTGTTTTCGCCCGGGGCGGTTTTCTTCTGTCCGGATGCCGCGCTACGGCAGTGCGATGTACTTGGTGGACAGATATTCGTCGATGCCCTCGAAACCGCCCTCACGGCCGAATCCGGACGCCTTGACGCCACCGAAGGGCGCGGCGGGATCGGAGATGACACCGCGGTTGATGCCGACCATGCCGGATTCCAGGCCCTCGGCGATGCGCAGGGCGCGGTCCAGATTCCGGGTGTAGGCGTAGGCGACGAGACCGAATTCGGTGTCGTTGGCGGCGGCCAGACCCTGCTCCTCGGTGTCGAAGCCGACGATCGGCGCAACTGGGCCGAAGACCTCTTCGCGCAATATGCGAGCCGACTCGGGCACATCGGACAGGATCGTCGCCGGGAAGTAGTAACCCGGACCGCCGGGAGCCTTGCCGCCGATGGCGACCTGCGCGCCCTTGGCGACCGCGTCGTCCACCAGTTCGGTGACGGTGTCGAGCTGGTCCTGGTTGATCAGCGGGCCCAGCGTGGTGGCCGGGTCGCTGCCGGGGCCGAGTTTCACCTCGCCCATCGCGGCGACGAATTTCTCGGTGAATTCCGCGCGCACCGCGTTGTGCACGTGGAAACGGTTGGCGGCGGTGCACGCCTCGCCGCCGTTGCGCAGCTTGGCGAGCATGGCGCCCTGCACCGCGGCGTCCACGTCGGCGTCGTCGAAGACCACGAACGGGGCGTTGCCGCCCAGCTCCATCGACGTGCGCAGCAGGCCGTGCGCGGACTTCTCCACCAGCTTGCGGCCGACCTCCGTGGAACCGGTGAACGTCAGCTTGCGCAGGCGCGAATCGGTGAGCAGGGGCTCGGTGACAGCCCCGGACCGGCTGCTGGTGATCACCGACAGCACGCCCTCGGGCAGGCCCGCCTCGGCACACAACCGCGCCAGCAGCAGCATGGTGAGCGGGGTGGCCGAGGCCGGTTTGACGATCATGGTGCAACCGGCCGCGAGGGCCGGGCCGATCTTGCGCGTTCCCATGGCGAGCGGGAAGTTCCAAGGCGTGATCGCCAGGCAGGGACCGACCGGCTGCTTGTGCACCACGATGCGGCCGGTGCCGGTGGGCGCGGTCTGGTAGCGGCCGTGGACGCGCGCGGCCTCCTCGCTGAACCAGCGGAAGAATTCGGCGCCGTAGCGCACCTCGTTGCGGCTCTCCGGCAGTGCCTTGCCCATTTCCAGGGTCATCAACAGCGCCAGGTCCTCGGTGCGTTCGACGAGGCGCTCGTAGACCGCGCGCAGGATCTCCGCGCGGTCGCGGGCCGTGGTGGCGGCCCATTCGCCCTGTGCCGCGACCGCGGCGTCGAGGGCGCGGACCGCGTCCGCCGGAGCGGCGTCGGCCACGTGGGCCAGCGGCTCGCCCGTCGCCGGATTCTCGACCGGGAACGTCGCGCCGCCGGTGGCGTCCACCGGCCCGCCGATCCACAGTTGCGTAGGGACTGAATCGAGGAGTTCGCGTTCGGACACCATGCCCCAAGCCTACGAGCCACCGACATCACTCGCCGGAACCAGCGCGGTACGCATCGGGTGGGTAATGTCGAAAGCTGTGAGCAGCGACATCACCGCGACGGCGGCCTGGCGGAAACTGCGCGATCATCATTCGGCCATTGCCGACCGGCACCTGCGCGAGTTCTTCGCCGAAGATCCGGAGCGCGGGCGGGACCTCACCATCGAGGTCGCCGACCTGCACATCGACTACAGCAAGCACCGCGTCACCCGCGAAACCCTCGATCTGCTGGTCGAATTGGCCGAGGCGGCGGGGGTGGCCCGGCGGCGCGACGCGATGTTCGCAGGCGAGCACATCAACACCTCGGAGGACCGCGCGGTCGGGCACGTCGCGCTGCGGCTCCCGGCCGGTGTGCCGATGACCATCGACGGCGCGGACGCCGGGGCCGAAGTGCACGAGGTGCTGCGCCGGATGGGCGAGTTCACCGACGCGCTGCGCTCGGGGCAGTGGCGCGGCGCGACCGGCGAGCGCATCCGCACGGTGGTGAACATCGGCATCGGCGGTTCGGATCTGGGCCCGGTGATGGTCCATCAGGCGCTGCGGCACTATGCCGACGCGGGCATCTCGGCGCGGTTCGTCTCCAACATCGATCCGGCGGACCTGACCGCGAAGCTCGCCGGCCTCGACCCGGCGACCACGCTGTTCATCGTTGCGTCCAAGACGTTTTCGACGTTGGAGACGCTGACCAACGCGACGGCCGCGCGCCGGTGGCTGGTCGCCGCGCTGGGCGAGGACGCGGTCGCCAAGCATTTCGTGGCGGTGTCCACCAACGCCGAGCGGGTGTCGGCGTTCGGCATCGACACCGCCAATATGTTCGGCTTCTGGGACTGGGTCGGCGGGCGCTATTCGGTGGATTCGGCGATCGGTCTGTCGGTGATGGCGACCGTCGGCAGGGAACGGTTCGCCGAGTTCCTGGCCGGGATGCACAGCGTGGACGAGCACTTCCGGACCGCTCCCCTGGCCGCCAACGCGCCGGTGCTGCTGGGCCTGCTCGGGGTGTGGTACTCGAACTTCTTCGGCGCGGAATCGCGTGCGGTGCTGCCGTATTCGAACGATCTCGCCCGCTTCCCGGCCTATCTGCAACAGCTGACGATGGAGTCCAACGGCAAGTCGGTGCGTGCCGACGGGACTCCGGTCACCACGTCGACCGGCGAGATCTTCTGGGGCGAGCCCGGCACCAACGGGCAGCACGCCTTCTATCAGTTGCTGCATCAGGGCACGCGGCTGATCCCGGCGGATTTCATCGGCTTCGCCCGGCCCACCGACGATCTGCCGACCCGCGACGGCACCGGCAGCATGCACGACATCCTGATGAGCAACCTGTTCGCCCAGACCAAGGTGCTCGCGTTCGGCAAGACCGCGGCCGAGATCGCCGCCGCGGGCACCGACCCGAAGCTGGTGCCGCACAAGGTGATGCCGGGCAACCGGCCCACCACCGCGATCCTCGCCGAGCGGCTCACCCCGGCGGTGGTGGGGCAGCTGATCGCGCTCTACGAGCATCAGGTGTTCGTCGAGGGCACGATCTGGGGCATCGACAGTTTCGATCAGTGGGGCGTGGAACTGGGCAAGCAGCAGGCCCTCGAACTGGAACCGCTGCTGACCGCCCCGGAGGAGCCGGCGCCGCAATCGGATTCGTCGACCGATGCCCTGATCCGGTGGTACCGCGCGCGCCGGTGAGACGGGTACCGCCGGTCAGCGTGGGAGCAGGTCCGCGAGTGCCTCGTCCAGGGTCGGATAGTCGAAACGAAAACCGGTGTGCGGCAGCACTTCCGACGTGGCGTGCCGTCCGGTCCAGCCGAGCGCGGGGTCGGAGCGGAGGACGATCGCGCCCAGGCGTAGGAGCGGAATCGGCGTCAGCGGTGCGGGCGGCGCAGACGACGACGCAGGACGGTCATCAGGTCGCGGTTGCGGACCGGGAAATCCGCTGCGGCGACGAGAATTCCGTTCGGCAGCGTCACCTCCGGGTCGAGGCCGAGCGCGGCGCGAACCAGACGCAGCCAGTCGTCGACGTGAATCCAGCTGAACCACTGGTCGCCCCGGCCGATGCGGCCACCCGGCCCCATCCTCGTCAGCCCGGCCAGGCGCAGCAGCGCGGGCGCGGCCGGGTCCAGCACGATGGAGGTGCGCAGGATGGTCCATCGTTCGGCCGCCGCGCCCGCGAAGGCCCGCTCCCACGGGTCGGCGACGCCGGTCATCTGCGGCAGGCCGATCGGCAGCGGAGTTGTTTCCGTGCAACGCATCTCACCGGCATCGGACCAGATGGCCGTGGTGGAGCCCCGGATCCAGTAGTCGACCTGGACGCTAAACCCGGGCACCGCGCGCCGGAAGCGTGTGCTTGCTCATAGCAGTAGCGCCCTCAGACGAAGGCGCGCTCGATGATGGCTCCGGTGTCGGCGCCGACCGGCAGCGTCCCGAACGCGATGCCCCAGTCGCCGCCGAATCTGGTGGCGCAGAAGGCATCCGCGACCGCGGCGTGGCCGTGGCGGACCAGCTGCGCCCCTTGCAGCACCAGCGCCATCAACTCGACCACCCGGCGGGCGCGGTATTCGATGTCGGTCAGGTCGGTGAGTTCCTTGCCGATGCGGTCGATCGCGTCGTCCAGATGGCGGTTGCCGCCTCGCGCCAGGGAGACCTCGTTGAAATAGGCCTCCACCGTTTCGGGCTGGCGGCCCATCGCACGCAGCGCGTCCAGCGCCGCGACATTCCCCGAGCCCTCCCAGATCGACATCAGCGGCGCCTCCCGATACAACCGCGGCATCCCGGATTCCTCGACATATCCGTTGCCGCCCAGGCATTCCAGCGCCTCGGCGGCGTGCGCGGGCGCACGCTTGCAGACCCAGTACTTGGTGACCGCCAGCGCGATGCGGCGCAGCGCCGCCTCGGCCGGATCGGCGGCGGCGCGGTCGGTGGCGCCGGCCAGCCGCATCATCACCGTGGTCGCCGCGTCGGACTCGATCACCAGATCCGCGAGCACATTGCGCATCGCGGGCTGGTCGATGAGCTTGGCGCCGAAGGCATCCCGATGCCGCGCGTGATGCACCGCGTGCACCACCCCCACCCGCATGCCGGTGGCCGAACCGATCACGCAGTCCAGCCGGGTCATGTTCACCATCTCGATGATGGTCTTCACCCCGGCGCCCTCCGCGCCGACCAGCCAGCCCACCGCG from Nocardia wallacei carries:
- a CDS encoding DUF5336 domain-containing protein; translation: MSYPTGGSGYNAPAPTPSSAPSFGQTGSSAGAGSGATESSGASAKGLPFFLTVGVAALGVINFLLGFTAFASTKAQDLGMGVKTEAQSETFFKAVGISPLLVFLLLGGLLAALSLLPKQNWVGAAAAASAAGFLGLLFQSFSLPDEISLAWGAWVVLFLGLVQTAAAVVAVLFESGILSAPAPKAATAGGYGYSQPGQQSYGQGQSGQAYGQQGQQSYGQFGQPGYGQQAQGQQAQGQQAQQQQSYGQYGQQSYGQQGQSQYGQQPSYGQQPSQPGQYGGGQQYGAQPGAQSPYGAQPQRPQQPTGDENATQHISAQPGQQYGSLNFGQSGQSGQSGQAQPFGESQASNPAADATKAFRPEDDQK
- the sucD gene encoding succinate--CoA ligase subunit alpha, which produces MSIFLNKDSKVIVQGITGGEGTKHTALMLKAGTQVVGGVNARKAGTTVSHTDKDGNAVELPVFGGVAEAIKETGADVSIAFVPPKFAKDAIIEAIDAEIPLLVVITEGIPVQDTAYAWAYNVEKGNKTRIIGPNCPGIITPGEALVGITPANITGKGPIGLVSKSGTLTYQMMYELRDFGFSTSIGIGGDPVIGTTHIDAIEAFEKDPETKLIVMIGEIGGDAEERAAAYIKANVTKPVVGYVAGFTAPEGKTMGHAGAIVSGSSGTAAAKKDALEAAGVKVGKTPSETAALARAILEKASVTA
- the sucC gene encoding ADP-forming succinate--CoA ligase subunit beta, yielding MDLFEYQAKELFVKHGVPSSEGRVTDSAEDARAIATEIGKPVMIKSQVKVGGRGKAGGVKYAATPEDAFTHASNILGLDIKGHVTKKILVAEAKDIAEEYYISFLLDRANRTYLAMCSVEGGMEIEEVAATKPDRLAKVPVDAVKGVDLAFARSIAEQGHLPADVLDAAAVTIQKLWEVFVNEDATLVEVNPLVRTPENEILALDGKVTLDENADFRHADHAEFADRDATDPLELKAKENDLNYVKLDGEVGIIGNGAGLVMSTLDVVAYAGENHNGVKPANFLDIGGGASAEVMANGLDVILNDAQVKSVFVNVFGGITACDAVANGIVKALEILGGEANKPLVVRLDGNRVEEGRKILADANHPLVTLAQTMDEGADKAAELAASTTGAAK
- a CDS encoding peptidoglycan DD-metalloendopeptidase family protein — translated: MTAEPYQHGHRAQSARRYRQDGDHPFGGVEFGSYTGAAAVPAQHGWSAPTSAEWNNTPAENPWDTPSHAPAENPWGTSSPETPAWDSWGTPDDSASDQGDYDYDYRAADDESSTHSGWSHTDPGLAAIADDAPARPQRIAARRPGAHRMPAPPAALKGRAAVVAVAAGAVVAAGQATMQSTGQSPTSTTDYQADGQVHEIAAQAVSVADPAAAAGSQQHSSQLVSVAPVTDISQFSDILQHGEQFAADLAAQEAAKLKPLYTKFAYGNYTSSFGFRWGAPHEGVDIAAPIGTPIYAVEDGTVIDAGPASGFGMWVRLRHDDGTVTVYGHVDTTTVSVGQRVMAGDQIATVGNRGFSTGPHCHFEVHPNGGSAIDPIPWLASRGISLGPERD
- the pcrA gene encoding DNA helicase PcrA; its protein translation is METTVADKTRSASEPADSERPERTEGDERNRAAGLLEGLNPQQRAAVVHSGSPLLIVAGAGSGKTAVLTRRIAYLLAARGVTPGQILAITFTNKAAAEMRERVIGLVGPRATNMWVSTFHSSCVRILRTQAGLLPGRNSNFSIYDADDSRRLLAMIIRDQDLDPKKYSPRLLATAISNLKNELIDPETASADAESDESELPGIVAQVYTEYQRRLRAANALDFDDLIGETVALLQHHPQVAEYYRRRFRHVLVDEYQDTNHAQYVLIRELVGHHAAAEVDDADAGAAAADPEFSPVRRDDFVPPSELCVVGDADQSIYAFRGATIRNIEEFERDFPDAETILLEQNYRSTQHILSAANSLISKNEGRREKKLWTDSGDGDLIVGYVADNEHDEASFVAREIDRLVDQGDYNYSDVAVFYRTNNNSRALEEIFIRMGLPYKVVGGVRFYERKEVRDIVAYLRVLENPDDAVSLRRILNTPRRGIGDRAEACVVVHAEQRGIGFAAALRDAADGTVALLNTRAQRAIAGFMDMLDGIRAAGAQEDLDFPDVGNVVEAVLERTGYRAELEASDDPQDGARLDNLNELVSVAREFSSEARNNVEAARAEGLVLEAAEGEPEPGSLAAFLERVSLVADTDQIPDEGSGVVTMMTLHTAKGLEFPVVFVTGWEDGQFPHMRALGDPTELAEERRLAYVGITRARRRLYLTRAVVRSGWGQPVSNPESRFLQEIPGHLVDWQRLEPAATVTRGFRRRGDDDGLERDWTRGDGWDQRPGLRDRGPRRPAPGGSGKRNNTDLVLAVGDRVSDDKYGLGRVVAAEGFGALATVTIDFGTAGKIRLIPQYSRTLVKL